Proteins co-encoded in one Quercus robur chromosome 8, dhQueRobu3.1, whole genome shotgun sequence genomic window:
- the LOC126697269 gene encoding caffeoylshikimate esterase-like — protein MAEPHPIEEANEESPFGSLTPDEFYARHSVSHGSEYITNPRGLKLFTQWWTPLPPTKTIGTLALVHGFTGESSWFLQLTAVYFTKAGFATCAIDHQGHGFSDGLNAHIPDINPVVDDCISFFTSFRARHAPSLPSFLYSESLGGAIALLITLREGRVGLDWDGLVLNGAMCGISAKFKPPWPLEHLLSLVAALVPTWRVIPTRGSIPDVSFKEEWKRKLALASPRRTVARPRAATARELIRICNELQGRFEEVKVPLLIVHGGEDVVCDPESAEELYKRAASEDKTLKIYPGMWHQLVGEPKESVELVFGDMLEWLRTRAKRVSNARASGNDGSA, from the coding sequence ATGGCAGAGCCTCATCCAATCGAAGAAGCGAACGAAGAGAGTCCATTTGGCTCCTTAACACCAGACGAGTTCTACGCGCGTCACTCAGTGAGTCACGGCTCCGAGTACATAACCAACCCTAGAGGTCTCAAGCTCTTCACTCAGTGGTGGACCCCACTCCCTCCAACCAAAACGATCGGAACCCTAGCTCTTGTCCACGGCTTCACCGGCGAGTCCAGCTGGTTCCTCCAACTCACCGCTGTGTATTTCACCAAAGCCGGCTTCGCCACCTGCGCCATCGACCACCAAGGCCACGGCTTCTCCGACGGCCTCAACGCTCATATTCCGGATATCAATCCCGTCGTCGACGACTGTATTTCCTTCTTCACCTCCTTCCGTGCACGCCACGCGCCGTCTTTGCCTTCCTTTCTCTACTCCGAGTCCCTTGGCGGCGCCATCGCGCTTCTCATCACGCTCCGTGAGGGGCGCGTGGGGTTGGACTGGGACGGCCTCGTCCTCAACGGCGCGATGTGTGGAATCAGCGCCAAATTCAAGCCTCCATGGCCTTTGGAGCACTTGCTCTCCCTAGTCGCAGCCTTGGTCCCCACTTGGCGCGTGATTCCCACGCGGGGATCCATTCCGGACGTTTCTTTTAAAGAAGAGTGGAAGCGGAAGCTGGCGCTTGCGAGCCCAAGAAGGACAGTTGCTAGGCCACGCGCCGCCACGGCGCGTGAGCTGATTAGGATTTGTAACGAACTTCAGGGGAGATTCGAGGAGGTTAAGGTGCCTTTGCTTATAGTTCACGGCGGTGAGGACGTGGTTTGTGACCCGGAGAGCGCGGAGGAGTTGTACAAACGCGCCGCGAGTGAGGATAAAACGCTCAAGATATACCCAGGTATGTGGCACCAGTTGGTTGGTGAGCCTAAGGAGAGCGTTGAACTTGTTTTCGGGGACATGTTGGAATGGCTTCGGACCCGCGCTAAACGCGTCTCCAATGCACGCGCCTCTGGTAATGATGGCAGCGCGTAA
- the LOC126696535 gene encoding proline-rich receptor-like protein kinase PERK1: LQHCLNAASPPSLQPVYAPVPTPTPSSPPTIVPPQSPPPPTNINVPPPTTQGSSSSSRGLNGGQKAGIAIGVMSAAGALFLGGLVYKKRRSNIRRAKFGVAARRPVL; encoded by the coding sequence CTTCAACACTGTTTGAACGCTGCATCGCCACCCTCTTTACAGCCCGTATATGCTCCAGTGCCAACTCCAACACCCTCTTCACCGCCAACAATTGTTCCACCTCAGTCTCCTCCTCCGCCTACAAATATTAATGTTCCACCTCCTACAACACAaggctcttcttcttcttctagagGACTGAATGGTGGACAGAAGGCAGGAATAGCGATTGGAGTGATGTCTGCAGCAGGAGCTTTGTTTTTGGGAGGGCTTGTGTACAAGAAACGGCGTTCTAATATAAGAAGAGCCAAGTTTGGAGTTGCAGCCAGGAGACCAGTTCTTTGA
- the LOC126697268 gene encoding WPP domain-associated protein gives MDEFFGGMDGRFRVSLTESTMMCIVHQAMDKAHEKVKSKEGVVERLNEISKFYELAVMQLEGCLKFVQDETDNCVLDSDQEEVLADLTKIRDRLQGRLKESELAISEKDRELTERMENELKLNQALELKERELVSLRAKLELERTKSEGIEEFVLGDEDRDGEFCELKHSVDQQVRNIKQKLGPDYKLIGEERNRGIDNKKIEQMGLDIDMLKETLDLAFAKMQSAIFLSRMGPIEQQWRWSIEKDTIYVLIKGLMRNFQESFEAKVKKQVLIGLNEHWSDLMNEVASLRCELEPLCSQNDMQGSSVKAHNASAAPSLAGGNKISNVEGEKSSPENECNRTRKSSLKVEEADHKEKLTEKEQEVDESHHVAKMIKNHESFIQKKSEELNWLKREILREKEFSFRREKDTQSLKRRIQEVVVRLDNLMDWNTKLGKTLGYHEAAHGDENFLEKRELQFRENTDNLADVWEKIDKVTVSYVLREEQRNEIWRLRQDKEDAYLQTMIMEEIHITLLKGLMKEVNIESYYYDLENLIREDIYKDVFREMVRQWNENFESDKIDAQIRKEIFFIVFSEALKNYGSNRDFALLEFQDIGAVSNLVEDSTSTNKLFSVEGAVGEDLQAALFGEIFKEQSKCAEGYITESLNREEIYRVVFSETIKSIVSTANTREFFLSAESLVKEDVCMLLSREMVKELKMGIDAYNMESLIWEDIFKFVTVEAVKDAFVLHREDESRIQDNLNGDMLSPNGIYNDLQDTGEGNLMQQLDSLSQSFQLEENLMLSASSELKEYTTQLDLLGLKSEEIDGHQIFEGFPIDEEHTFSSVSGKLEKALQQLVSSKSLLGELGSCLGVGIGDLEEGHDQMTPRVGVQHVGQPSFHSLKDNEEEQLDTPVSILSPLLGFMQALVDFEHMVHKNLRMNILRLEEVKYNLDPLIALVASLRNKELLYRKAFFRKCQNLQKAEVEVDLLGDQVDVLLGLLEKIYTTLQHYSPALQQYFEVSDILNLIKKELTGRAVHISN, from the exons atggATGAGTTTTTTGGTGGGATGGATGGTAGGTTTAGAGTCTCTTTAACAGAATCGACAATGATGTGCATTGTGCACCAAGCAATGGATAAAGCACATGAGAAAGTAAAATCCAAAGAAGGTGTTGTGGAGCGCTTGAATGAGATATCAAAATTCTACGAGTTGGCGGTAATGCAGTTAGAAGGATGTCTGAAGTTTGTGCAAGATGAGACAGACAACTGCGTACTTGACAGCGATCAGGAGGAGGTGCTCGCGGACTTAACAAAAATTAGAGACCGCCTTCAAGGCCGTCTTAAGGAGTCGGAGCTAGCTATTTCAGAAAAGGACAGAGAGTTAACAGAGAGAATGGAAAATGAATTGAAGCTTAATCAAGCATTGGaactaaaagaaagagaattggTTTCGTTGCGGGCTAAACTTGAGCTTGAAAGAACAAAGAGTGAAGGGATTGAGGAGTTTGTTCTTGGGGATGAAGATAGAGATGGTGAATTTTGTGAACTGAAGCATTCAGTGGATCAACAGGTACGGAATATCAAACAAAAACTTGGGCCTGATTACAAATTAATAGGTGAAGAAAGAAATAGAGGTATTGACAACAAAAAGATTGAACAAATGGGCTTAGACATAGATATGTTGAAGGAAACTTTAGACCTTGCTTTTGCAAAGATGCAAAGTGCTATTTTTTTGTCACGGATGGGGCCAATAGAGCAGCAATGGAGGTGGTCTATAGAGAAAGATACAATTTATGTGTTGATTAAAGGGTTAATGAGGAATTTCCAAGAGAGTTTTGAAGCAAAAGTGAAGAAGCAAGTTCTTATTGGCTTGAATGAGCATTGGTCTGATTTGATGAATGAAGTTGCAAGCTTGCGTTGTGAACTAGAGCCACTTTGTAGTCAAAATGACATGCAGGGGAGTAGTGTTAAGGCACATAATGCTTCAGCCGCTCCATCACTTGCAGGAGGCAATAAAATTTCTAATGTAGAAGGAGAAAAGTCTTCACCTGAAAATGAATGCAATAGAACACGAAAATCCTCCTTGAAAGTTGAAGAGGCAGATCATAAGGAAAAGCTTACTGAGAAGGAACAAGAAGTGGATGAAAGTCACCATGTGGCTAAGATGATAAAAAATCATGAGTcttttattcagaaaaaaagtGAAGAGCTGAATTGGCTTAAGCGAGAAATTCTTCGAGAAAAAGAGTTTTCATTCAGGAGAGAAAAGGACACTCAAAGCCTGAAAAGAAGAATCCAAGAAGTTGTTGTGAGATTGGACAATTTAATGGATTGGAATACTAAGCTGGGAAAAACTTTAGGCTACCATGAAGCTGCACATGGGGATGAGAATTTTCTTGAGAAGAGGGAATTACAATTTCGAGAGAACACTGATAATTTGGCAGATGTCTGGGAGAAGATTGATAAAGTTACAGTTTCTTATGTATTACGGGAAGAGCAACGAAATGAGATATGGAGGCTAAGACAAGACAAAGAAGATGCATATTTGCAAACCATGATAATGGAGGAGATCCATATTACCCTTCTCAAAGGTTTGATGAAAGAAGTTAACATTGAATCATACTACTATGATTTAGAGAACTTGATACGCGAGGACATATATAAAGACGTGTTCAGGGAAATGGTAAGGCAGTGGAATGAGAACTTTGAAAGTGACAAAATTGATGCCCAGATTAGAAAAGAGATATTTTTCATCGTCTTTAGCGAGGCATTGAAGAATTATGGCTCAAATCGTGACTTTGCATTATTGGAGTTTCAAGATATCGGGGCTGTTAGTAATTTGGTAGAAGACTCAACATCTACTAACAAGTTATTTAGTGTAGAGGGTGCTGTAGGGGAGGATTTACAGGCAGCCTTGTTCGGGGaaatttttaaagaacaaaGCAAATGCGCAGAAGGTTATATCACTGAAAGCTTGAATAGAGAAGAGATATATAGGGTAGTCTTTAGTGAAACCATCAAAAGTATTGTTAGCACTGCCAATACCAGGGAGTTTTTCCTAAGTGCAGAAAGTCTTGTAAAGGAGGATGTCTGTATGCTTTTATCTAGGGAGATGGTGAAGGAATTGAAGATGGGCATAGATGCATATAATATGGAGAGTCTAATATGGGAAGACATATTTAAGTTTGTCACTGTAGAGGCAGTGAAAGATGCCTTTGTCTTGCATAGAGAAGATGAGTCCCGAATTCAAGACAATCTCAATGGAGACATGCTCTCTCCTAATGGGATATATAATGATCTACAGGATACTGGAGAGGGGAATTTAATGCAACAACTAGATTCTCTATCACAATCTTTTCAGTTGGAGGAAAATCTGATGCTAAGTGCAAGTTCTGAATTAAAGGAATACACTACACAGCTTGACCTTTTGGGCTTGAAAAGTGAAGAGATAGATGGGCATCAGATATTTGAAGGGTTTCCAATTGATGAGGAACACACTTTCAGTTCAGTAagcggtaagctagagaaggcCTTGCAACAATTGGTCTCGAGTAAGTCACTATTAGGTGAATTGGGATCTTGTTTAGGTGTTGGCATTGGTGATTTAGAAGAGGGTCATGATCAGATGACTCCTAGAGTTGGTGTTCAACATGTTGGACAGCCCTCCTTTCACTCTTTAAAAGATAATGAAGAGGAGCAGTTAGATACACCAGTTTCTATCTTATCACCTCTCCTGGGATTTATGCAAGCACTAGTGGATTTTGAGCACATGGTACACAAAAATTTAAGGATGAACATTCTGAG GTTGGAAGAAGTGAAGTACAATTTAGATCCGCTTATTGCGCTAGTGGCCTCTTTGAGAAATAAGGAATTGCTTTACCGGAAGGCCTTTTTTAGGAAATGCCAGAATCTGCAGAAGGCTGAAGTTGAG GTAGATTTGCTAGGTGATCAAGTGGATGTCCTTCTAGGCCTACTTGAGAAGATATACACAACACTGCAGCACTATTCACCAGCTTTGCAGCAGTACTTTGAG GTCTCTGacattttgaatttgattaagAAGGAACTAACTGGAAGAGCTGTTCATATATCCAATTA G
- the LOC126697271 gene encoding V-type proton ATPase subunit G-like, with amino-acid sequence MEANRGQNGIQQLLAAEQEAQQIVNASKNAKLARLKQAKEEGDKDIAEFRAQIEHEFQRKVAESSGDSGANVKRLEQETETKIHHLKTEAARISYDVVQMLLKQVTTVKN; translated from the exons ATGGAAGCCAACAGAGGACAAAATGGAATTCAACAACTGCTGGCTGCTGAACAAGAAGCTCAGCAAATTGTCAATGCCTCCAAAAATG ctAAATTGGCCAGATTGAAACAGGCCAAAGAAGAGGGTGATAAGGATATTGCTGAATTTCGTGCACAGATAGAACATGAGTTTCAGAGAAAGGTTGCAGAG AGTAGTGGGGATTCAGGTGCTAATGTGAAGCGGCTTGAACAAGAAACAGAGACAAAGATCCATCACCTGAAGACAGAGGCTGCAAGGATATCCTATGATGTCGTACAGATGCTTCTGAAGCAGGTGACCACTGTGAAGAACTAA